The window CGACGCTCATCGTGCCGAGCTTCGGGCAGTACGACGAGCGCCTCGCCGTGCGGTGCCTCGGCAGCGGCGAGACCGTGCGGCAGCACGTGCGCCGCCACCCCGAGGCGCGGGAGGTGCTGCGCTGGTTCGACTCCTCCACGAGCATCGGCTTCGCGCGCATGCCGGTGCGCGTGGAGGCCGCCCTGTGGGACCAGTACGTGCCGCCGCAGGGGCAGTTCGCCGTGGCCGCCGGTGCCCGCGAGGTCGAGCTCGCCGTACTCCCAGCCGGGCACGCCGAGTACCCCGGGTGGGCGGCCGTCACGGCGGCGGCGATCCGCGAGGGCCGGGAACATCTGGAGCGCGTGCTCGCCCGGTGAGCGCCCGGAGATGCCGCAGGCGCGCACGCGGGTCCGCGCACGCGAGCACTGGACGCAACCTGTCATAACAGGTACAGTGAGCTTGTCATTACAGGTTGCGCAGCGCCGCAGCATCCCGTCCGAGGAGCATCGATGCCCGAGTACCAGACCCCGCCGATCCCGCCGATGGCCATCACCTTCGACGCCGAGAAGCTGACGCTCTCCCCCGAGGGCCCCACGCTCACGCGGCGGATGTCCGACCTCGAGGGCCTGTTCCGGGATCACGACGCCTGGGCCGCCTCCGCATCGGGCGACGACCCGGTGGTCTACACCGTCGTCAGCTCCCCCGTGCCCGAGGTCGACCGCGAGCTGCCGCAGTCGATCACGACGATCATGCCCGGCGACACGTCGGGCGAGCTGTGGATGACGAAGGGCCACCAGCACCCCGACCACCAGGGCGAGATCTACCTGGCGCTGAAGGGCCGCGGCGGACTGCTCATGTTCGACGGCGAGCGCACCGAGTGGCTCGACATGCTCCCCGGCACCATCGGCTACATCCCCCCGGGCTGGGCGCACCGCTCGGTCAACACCGGCGACGAGCCCTACGCCTTCCTCGCCGTCTACCCGGGCGGCGCGGGGCACGACTACGGGTGGGTGCTGGAGCACGGCATGGGCTCGCGCGCCTACCGTGCGGAGTCCGGCGTCGACCTGCGCCCGTACGCGGAATAGGCTCCGGCCATGCTGATCGCGCACGACCTCGGCACCACCGGCAACAAGGCCTCGCTGCACCATGACGACGGCCGCCTGATCG of the Microbacterium sufflavum genome contains:
- a CDS encoding glucose-6-phosphate isomerase family protein gives rise to the protein MPEYQTPPIPPMAITFDAEKLTLSPEGPTLTRRMSDLEGLFRDHDAWAASASGDDPVVYTVVSSPVPEVDRELPQSITTIMPGDTSGELWMTKGHQHPDHQGEIYLALKGRGGLLMFDGERTEWLDMLPGTIGYIPPGWAHRSVNTGDEPYAFLAVYPGGAGHDYGWVLEHGMGSRAYRAESGVDLRPYAE